A segment of the Rhizobium glycinendophyticum genome:
ATGTGCGCGCCTCTTGCCCGCGACAAACGGCACGATGTTGGAGAAGGTGTTTCCGCAGCTCCTAGAAAACGCGCATTTGCGAACTCATGCCCGCATGATCGAAAGTTCTCGATTTTGCGTGGATACGAAAGCCGCTGGAAAGCAACAACAGGCGGGCCTTCACACAGCGACGCTCGCGATGTTCGCCGGTATTGTCGAGTGGAGCATACTTAATGGGTACTCCGAGGTCGTGACCGCAACGGACGTCCGGTTGGAGCGTATCCTTCGTCGCGCTGGCTGGCCGCTAAAGCGCCTAGGCTCACCCGTCCAAATCAATGAGACGCGAAGTATCGCCGGAGTGCTTCCCGCAAACTGGGAGAGCTTCGATCGCCTTCGCCCCGGCATCTATTCGTCAAACCTGCCAATCTCCAAAAAGGAGGTGGTCTGATCATGCTCGGCACCCAAAACCGTTCACTTCCCCGCCTCGTCAGCAAACTGCAGAACGCGTTGGGAGATCAACTTTGTATTGCGCTCGAAGACCCCGGTGTCGTTGAGATCATGCTGAACCCTGACGGTCGGCTGTTCATCGAAAGGCTCGGTCACGGAATGGCCGCAGCAGGAGAGATGACACGGTCTGCGGCAGAAACCGTCATCGGCAGCGTCGCTCATGTTCTGAACTCCGAGGTCGATGATGATCGCCCGATCGTTTCAGGCGAACTGCCAATCGGGGGGCACCGCTTTGAAGGACTACTCCCTCCCGTCGTTTCAGGCCCGTCTTTCACCATCCGCCGTCGAGCGTCGCGCCTCATACCGCTCGACGACTATGTGTCCAGTAATGTGATGACCGCAAAGCATGCCGACGTCATTCGAAGTGCAATTGCTTCGAAGCTCAATATCCTGGTTGCCGGCGGCACGGGATCGGGCAAGACCACGCTGACAAACGCCATCATCGCCGAGATCGTTGCGAGTTCCCCCGATGACCGTTTGGTCATTTTGGAAGACACCGCTGAGATTCAATGCGCCGCGCACAACGCAGTAAGCCTGCACACCAGCGACGCCGTCGACATGTCGCGTCTCTTGAAAAGCACGATGCGCTTGAGACCAGATCGGATCATCGTCGGCGAGGTTCGCGACGGCGCAGCACTGACTATGCTCAAGGCCTGGAACACGGGACACCCCGGCGGGGTCGCAACAATCCATGCAAACAGCGCACGATCGGCGTTGCAGCGCTTAGAACAGCTAACAGCCGAGGCCAGTCATCAACCGATGCAGGCAGTCATCGGAGATGCGGTCGATCTTATCATTTCTATCGAACGAACGGCCAAAGGACGCCAGGTCAATGAGATCCGTCATGTGACCCGCTTTGCCGGGGGGCAGTACCTAACTGAAGCTTATGCCGAGGACAGCCGCGATGCAGCTTGAGAAGTCAGCCCTAACCATTGCGGCTATTGCTATCGCAGCGATCGCCGTTGCATCACCAACTTTTGCCAGTTCAGGCGGAAGCCTTCCCTGGGAAGGACCACTTGAGCAGATCCAGGAGTCCATCACTGGTCCGGTTGCGGGCTATATCGCACTTGCCGCAGTCGCCATTGCCGGAGGCATGCTCATCTTCGGTGGTGAGCTCAACGACTTCGCTCGCAGACTGGTCTACGTAGTGCTGGTCGCCGGCATTTTACTTGGCGCAACAACGATTGTCGGTCTCTTCGGCGCGACAGGCGCCTCGATTGGCGTCACGGCCGAGCAGATTATTGGGCCTGATCAGAGCAGAGAACGGGAGGGGGCGCTATGAGCCTTCACCGCAATCGTATCCATCGTGCGCTGTCCCGACCGAACCTCTTGATGGGTGCCGACCGTGAGCTGGTGTTGATCACTGCGCTTGCGGCCGTGATCCTGATCTTCGTGGTGCTGACGGTCTATTCGGCGCTCTTTGGCGTGGCCGTCTGGATCGTCATCCTTGGTCTGCTTCGCATGATGGCCAAATCCGACCCGCTAATGCGGCAGGTCTATGCCCGTCACATTTCCTACAAATCCCACTACCGGCCGACGGCCGCACCGTGGCGCAAGTACTAGAGCTGTCCAATGGCTGCCCTCAAACGTTTCCGCGCGACCGGTCCATCTTTCGCTGATCTTGTTCCCTATGCCGGCCTTGTAGACAACGGCGTACTACTCCTGAAGGACGGCAGCCTCATGGCTGGCTGGTATTTTGCCGGTCCTGACTCCGAAAGCGCCACCGACCTCGAACGCAACGAGCTGTCCCGACAGATCAATGCAATCCTGTCGCGTCTGGGGACGGGCTGGATGATCCAGGTCGAAGCCATCCGGGTGCCGACGGTTGAGTATCCCACGCCATATCAGTGCCATTTCCCTGACCCGGTCACACGCGCGATCGATGCCGAGCGCCGGACCCATTTCAGGCGTGAGCAGGGGCATTTCGAGAGCAAGCATGCGATCATTCTTACCTACCGGCCGCTTGACTCGAAGAAGACCGCGTTCACCAAATACATCTACTCGGACGGAGAAAGCCGGAAGAAATCCTATGCGGACACAGTGCTATCAGTGTTTCGAAACGCGATCCGGGAAATTGAACAGTATCTGGCCAACACCCTCTCGATCACCCGCATGCTGACCCGCGAGGTCCGTGAAAGCGGAGGAGCGCGTCTCGCACGCTACGACGACCTCCTGCAGTTCGTCCGCTTTTGCATCACCGGTGAGAGCCATCCAGTCCGCTTGCCCGAGGTGCCGATGTATCTCGACTGGCTCGCGACGGCGGAGCTGGAGCATGGCCTGACGCCGAAGGTTGAGAACCGGTTCCTCGCGGTTGTCGCCATCGATGGCCTGCCGGCCGAGAGCTGGCCCGGCATCCTCAATAATCTCGACTTGATGCCGCTGACCTACCGGTGGTCATCGCGGTTCATTTTCCTTGATGCGGAAGAGGCGCGGCAGAAGCTTGAACGCACGCGAAAGAAATGGCAGCAGAAAGTGCGGCCTTTCTTCGACCAGCTCTTCCAGACGCAGAGCAGATCGCTCGATCAAGATGCCATGACCATGGTTGCCGAGACCGAGGACGCCATCGCTCAGGCGTCGTCCCAGCTTGTCGCTTACGGCTATTACACTCCGGTCGTGATCCTGTTCGATGAGGACCGCGACGCCCTGCAGGAGAAGGCGGAGGCCATCCGTCGGCTGGTCCAAGCAGAGGGGTTTGGAGCACGCGTCGAGACCCTGAACGCGACGGATGCGTTTCTCGGCAGCCTGCCGGGAAACTGGTACGCCAATATCCGTGAGCCGCTGATCAACACCAGGAACCTGGCGGATCTCGTCCCGCTGAACTCGGTATGGTCGGGCAATCCCGTGGCGCCGTGCCCATTCTATCCCCCGAACTCGCCGCCGTTGATGCAGGTTGCGTCGGGATCGACGCCGTTTCGCCTGAACCTGCATGTCGATGATGTCGGACATACCCTGATTTTCGGACCAACGGGCTCGGGCAAGTCGACCCTCCTCGCGCTGATCGCAGCACAATTCCGTCGTTACGAATTTGCCCAGATCTTTGCGTTCGACAAGGGTAACTCGCTCCTCCCCCTGACGCTTGCTGCCGGTGGCGATCACTACGAGATCGGCAACGACCAAAACGGGGAGGGGAGAGCACTGGCGTTCTGCCCTTTGTTCGATCTTTCGACCGATGGCGACCGGGCCTGGGCGACCGAGTGGATTGAAATGCTCGTCGCGCTGCAGGGCGTCACCATCAGACCTGATCACCGAAATGCGATATCCCGCCAGATCGAGCTGATGGCGACGGCACCTGGAAAGTCGCTGTCGGACTTTGTCAGCGGCGTGCAACTGCGCGAGATCAAGGATGCGCTCCATCACTATACCGTCGATGGCCCGATGGGTCAGCTTCTCGACGCGGAAGTGGACGGTGTGACGCTCCGGGCGTTTCAGTGCTTCGAGATCGAGCAGCTCATGAACATGGGCGAGCGTAATCTGGTGCCCGTCCTCACCTATCTCTTCCACCGGATCGAGAAGCGGCTGGACGGCTCGCCTAGTCTAATCCTCCTCGACGAAGCCTGGCTGATGCTCGGGCATCCGGTGTTTCGCGAGAAGATCCGGGAGTGGCTGAAGGTGCTGCGCAAAGCCAATTGCGCCGTCGTTCTGGCGACGCAATCCATGTCCGACGCTGAGCGCTCCGGCATCATCGACGTGCTGAAGGAATCCTGCCCAACCAAGATCTGCTTGCCGAATGGCGCTGCGCGCGAGCCGGGCACGCGGGAATTCTACGAGCGGATCGGGTTCAATGAGCGCCAGATCGAGATCGTCTCAAGCGCCATCCCCAAGCGCGAATATTACGTCGCCACGCCAGACGGACGGCGGCTCTTCGATATGTCACTCGGGCCGGTGGCACTGAGCTTTGTCGGCGCATCCGGAAAGGAAGACCTGAAGCGGATCCGCGCGCTGAAGGCGGAACACGGTCAGGACTGGCCGACCCATTGGCTTCAATCGAGAGGAGTTCACGATGACACGTCGCACCTCAATCTCCAGTAACTGGATCGTCGCAACGATGACCGCGGTAATCGCGCTTTACCCAGTTGCATCAGCCCATGCGGGATCTGCAACGGGCGCTGCCACTGAGTGGACGCAGCTTGCCAACAATGCGCAGCTCATCGACATTCTTAAGAGCTCGGGCCTGCAGGTCGACAACCAGCTGACGCAGATCACCCAGCTCACGGAACAGATCCAAAACCAGCTCAAGATCTATGAGAACATGCTGCAGAACACAGCGCAGCTCCCTGATCATATCTGGGGTCAGGTCGAAAGCGACCTCAACCGACTGCGCAGCATTGTCGATCAGGGGCAAAGCATCTCGTTTTCGATGGGCAATGCCGATGACGTCCTCCAGCAGCGGTTCAAGAGCTATGCGGATCTGAAAACCAATCTGCCGAACGCTGAATCCTTCTCGAGCACCTACCAATCCTGGTCGGACACAAACCGGGACACGATCGGCAGCACACTGAAGGCGGCGAGCCTGACCGCGGATCAGTTCGATACAGAGGAGGGCACGATGAGTTCGCTGCGATCCATATCGGAGTCGGCTGACGGCCAATTGAAGGCCCTCCAGGTCGGACACCAGATCGCCGCTCAGCAGGTTTCCCAGATGCAGAAACTGCGCGGCCTGGTTTCCCAGCAGATGACGATGATGGGGACGTGGCTGCAGACCGAGCAGACGGACAAGGACCTCGCGCAGGCGCGCCGTGAGGAATTCTTCAAGTCAACCGCGCCCTCCACATCAGGCGGTGAGAAGATGAAGGTGGAATGGTGAGAACAAAACTGATCCTTGCCATGGTCGTCGCAATCATCGCTCTCGGAGCAACGGGCCTCTGGTTCACGCTATCGGAGCGGCAGGAAGCGCAGCAGCGGCGCGAAAAGTTCTTCGGGTCGACGAAGGAGTATCCGACGTCGGGCGGCGAGAAGATGAAGATCGAGTGGTGATAGCATGCCCTTTGAGCTCAAAAAGATCAGGGGCATTGCGGTAATCGTCGCATCGATCCTCGTGTCATTCCAACCCGCGTTTGCGCAAGAGGGGTCGGTCCTGACAGCCCTTCAGAACGAAATCACCACCGCCGCCAAGGGTTGGGAGACCACCGTGATGGATGCGGCGAGATCCCTGTTCTGGATCCTTGCCGGGATCGAGATCGGCATTGCTGCCGTCTGGCTGGCACTTCAGGCCGCGTCGCTGGACAGCTGGTTCGCTGAACTGGTTCGACGCGTCATGTTTGTGGGCTTCTTCGCGTTTGTGCTCGCCCAGGGTCCGACCTTCGCGAAGGCGGTCGTCGATAGCCTGTTTCAGATCGGCGCTGGTGGAGGCACCGCTTCGCCAGCGGATGTCTTCAATGCGGGCTTGGCCGTTGCGACCAAGATGTCAGAGAAAGTGCAATTCGGGCTGTTCGAGGACAACGCGCTCGCAATCTCGGCGGCATTCGCGATGGTGGTGACGGTGATGGCATTCTCGCTTGTTGCCGCGATCTTCGTGTCCGTGATGGTCGAGATGTATCTCGGCCTACTCGCAGGCATGATCATGCTTGGCCTAGGAGGCTCATCCTTCACCAAGGATTTTGCCGTCCGTTATCTGGTCTATGCGTTCTCAGTTGGCATGAAGCTGATGGCACTGGTGATGATCTCGCGGATTGGATCTGAGGTTCTTATTGGTCTCGCGAACCAACCTGATATCGGGGATCAGTTCCAAACAGCTCTCGCGATCGCCGGCATCGCATTCGTCGTCTTTATCATCGCTATGTATGTCCCGAACATCATCCAAGGTGTCGTTCAAGGCGCGTCTGTCTCTGGCGGCATGGAAGCCATCCGGCATGGCGGGCAGGCCGCATCATTTGCGCTTGGCGCGGCATCTCTAGCCGCCGGCGCAGTCGGAGCCGGAGCCGCTGCAGCCCAATCCGCCCGAGCCGCGGGCTCCTCTGTGGCGGGCGCAGCACTGCGCGGTATGGGCGCCGGGATCGGATCAGCCGGGAAGGCGGCCGGCTCGGCCGCCAAGGAAAAGGCGATCGGTTCGCCCGGCGCCTATGCCGGTTCGATCATGGGGCTTGCCAACGCCAAGCTAGACCAGAGCCGCACCGGTCAAGCCGGCCCAAAGACGCCACCCGAACGAAACGACAAATAATCATCAGGAAGGCAAAAAGCGATGTCAGCAAACCGGCCACCCGACAGCCCTTACCTTGCCGCACGGCAGGAATGGACGGAACGATATGGATCTTATGTCCAGGCGGCGCGCGCATGGCGGATCGTCGGCATTCTCGGACTATCGATGGCCGTGATCGGCTTTACCTATGCCATGTATCTCAGCACGCAGGTCAAGCTGGTGCCCTACATCGTCGAGGTCGACAAGCTCGGCACCTCGGTCACGGCAGGCTTCCCCCAACAGATCGAGTATGCCGATGCGCGGGTCGTCCGCGCGACACTTGGCAACTTCATCACTAGCTTGAAGTCGATCACGCCGGATGCCGTGGTGCAAAAGCAATATATCGACCGGACCTATGCGCTTCTCAGGACATCCGATCCTTCGACCCAGAAGATCAATGCCTGGTTCCGCGGCAACTCGCCGTTCGAAAAGGCCAAGACATCGACCGTCGCCATCGAGGTCAACAATATCGTGGCGCTCTCCAACCAGACGTACCAGATCGACTGGACCGAATATGAGCGCGACCGCAAAGGCAAGGAGACCGGTACGCGCCGGTTTCGCGGGATCGCGACCGTCGCGCTAACCGCGCCACAGGACGAGGCGATCATCCGCCTCAACCCGATCGGTCTTTATGTCCAGGACTTCGACTGGACCGCACAGCTTTAAGGGCAGGGGAATTCACATGCACAGAACTGGATTGATCGCGGCCGTCGGCTGCATAGCCGGGCTCGTCCTCGCGGACTGCGCGATGGCGCAAAGCATGACGTCGAACGAGGTGAAGGGGACCAACATCTCGCGGAAATGGCGGGGGACGCCCGGTCTGGTGACGACCGGACCCGATGGTAAGGTTATCTTCCTCTTCGGCGAAACCCAGCCCTCTGTCGTCTGCTCACCGCTTCAGGTTTGCGACATCGAGCTGCAGGGCGGCGAAATCGTCCGCGACGTGCTCGTCGGTGACACAGTCCGCTGGAAGGTCGAGCCGGCGACGTCAGGGGCGACCGGCGGGCAGGCAATCCACCTGATCGTCAAGCCGTCCGAGGCCGGCTTGGTAACGTCGATGGTCGTCACGACGTCTCGGCGGACCTATCATATCCAGCTCAAATCCCATCCCAGCCAGTACATGGCCCGGATCGGTTTCGAGTATCCAGAAGATGTGTCGACCAAACTCGCCGACATCAATGCCCGGCTTGAGACCGGCGGAGCCCCGGGGACCGCTCCCGAAAGGCTGAACTTCTCCTACTCGGTCAGTGGCGGCGCCTCATGGCGGCCGAAGCGCGTCTATTCCGACGGCACCAAGACCTACATTCAATTCCCCCGGTCGATCTCCGGGCAGGACGCTCCGGTGCTGTTCGTCGTCAGCGGCGGTCAGAACCGTATCGTCAACTACCGCATGAAGAACGACATGATGATTGTCGACTATGCCGTAGACAAGGCTGTGCTCGTCTCCGGTGTTGGGTGGCGCCAGCAGAAAATCACCATCCGGCGGAGAGGCTGACCGATGAAGAAGACAATCGCCACCATCATCATCGCCTCAGTTCTTTCCGGTTGCCAGACTGCGGATGAAACCCTGACCACGAATTCCACCCCGATCGCCGTCACCGGCGCTACCGCAAGCGCGATCGCCGGCGACATGGCAAGCCGCCTCGCCGAACAGGTCGGGCCAGCCGGCACCACCACCCTGAAAATGGACAACGACAGTTCTGAATACGCCGCCGCTCTTGAGGCCGCGCTGAAGGGTTGGGGATACACGGTCATCGCCGAAGGGAAAGTTGGCAAGGATCAGAAGCCGGTCGAGGTTGCTTGGTCGATCGACAGTTTCGATGGACAGGTTCTGGCATGGGTCAGCACACCGGCCATCGCGCTTGGCCGAGCCTATACAGCGACGTCAGTGGGTGCGACGCCCGCCAGTCCGCTTTCGATCATGCAGCGAAACTGAGGGGAGGGGAGAGCATGGTTCAATCGCTCCAGCTCGGCACGGCGGGAAATGCTGACGATCAACAAAGCATGCGACGCCTCAATCGCCTGCCGATCATCGTCGCGATCGTCATCATCGTTCTGTTTTTCGGCGTCGTGATCATCGGCTTGTCCTGGCGCGGTCTCTCCTTCAACCGGGGAAACGAACTCGATGGCACCTCCGCTTCTCCGGCAACCACGTTTGGCGATCAGCTGAAGCGCGGGGTGTCGGACGGGATCATCGGTGAACCGGAGCAACGCGAGGTATTTCAGCCGACGCCTGTCGTTGTTGAGCGGGAGCCGGTGAGAGAGGCCGCCGCGGAGCGGCAGAACGAGGTCCGGACGGAACGGCGATCGCAACTCGAGCCGGAATCCGAGTGGAAAGCTCGGCTGAAGCGGGAACAGGACGAACAGATCCTTCGGGAGGCGCAGCGGCAGAGGATGGCCAGCCTGCAGGCGCGGGCAACCGCGCTTGATTCGCCGCTGAAGGTGGATGTGTCCGACATTCAAAAGGATACGGCCGGCAGCAGAAACGACGCCCGCCAACCGCTCAATTCCACGACGAACAGTGCATCCGACCTCTACAGCGCAGCGATGCAGTCCGGGTTGCTCGGACAGAACGGCGATCAAAACGGTCAGACCTCGAAGGAAGACTTTTTCAATCAGGACATCAAGGATCTCGGCTATCTGCCGAACCAGGTGGTCCCGCAACTCTCCCCCTACGAATTGAAGCGTGGATCGGTCATCCCGGCCACGATGAACACCGGCTTGGATTCGGATCTTCCCGGGCGGATCAGCGCACAAGTTAGCCAGAATGTGTATGACAGCGCCACTGGCTACCGCCTGCTTATCCCGCAGGGAGCAAAGCTGTTTGGTCGCTACGATTCCAAGGTCTCTTTTGGGCAGGAGCGCGTGCTTGTCGTGTGGACCGACCTGATCTTCCCCAACGGCTCCACACTTCAGATCGGCGGCATGTCCGGCACGGATGCCGAGGGGTACGGCGGCTTCAAGGACAAGGTTGATCGTCACCTCTGGCGCACGTTCGGCTCTGCCGCGCTCGTCGCCATCATTGGCACGGGAATCGATATGTCGATGCCGGAGAGCTCGACACTCGCTACACAAGATACGGCGTCGGAAGCAGCCCGACGGAACTTTGCCGAAAGCTTCGGCCGAGTGGCCGATCAAAGCATATCAAAAAATCTGAATGTCCAGCCGACGGTCAGGATACGGCCGGGCTACAAATTCAACGTGTTGGTAGATCAGGACATCGTCTTTCCAGCCGCTTATCGCGACTAGCCGACCAGTCCTGCCCCGCAAATGCCACAGACAGATTGAATCGTCATGGGCCAATGCAATCTTGCATGGCTAAAAACTTTCATTAATGGTCAAATTCAAAGCCGCATGCTCCTGTGCGGCGACTTGTCTCGGAGCTATCGCGCCCTCAGCCAAGGGCATCCCTACATGACTGCAACTGTGCTGCAGTCATACCCTCAGTCGAAGGAGGCTGTGAATTGAATCAATGGTTCGAGCGTTTGACTGAGCAGGTTGCCCTGGCTCATGACGAGGCCGCAGTAAGGGCCACCCTGGAAAAACTCAGTCAGGAGGCAGGTTTTGGCGCCTTTGCGTATCTGAGCCTTCAGGCAGAAACCCACACGGCAATCTCAAACTATGACATGGAGTGGC
Coding sequences within it:
- the traI gene encoding acyl-homoserine-lactone synthase TraI yields the protein MRIVAITKPKNEPEHCLIHEMQRLRARVFCGRLAWNVPCTSGLEVDSFDELNPTYILCLDCSDAVIGCARLLPATNGTMLEKVFPQLLENAHLRTHARMIESSRFCVDTKAAGKQQQAGLHTATLAMFAGIVEWSILNGYSEVVTATDVRLERILRRAGWPLKRLGSPVQINETRSIAGVLPANWESFDRLRPGIYSSNLPISKKEVV
- the trbB gene encoding P-type conjugative transfer ATPase TrbB codes for the protein MLGTQNRSLPRLVSKLQNALGDQLCIALEDPGVVEIMLNPDGRLFIERLGHGMAAAGEMTRSAAETVIGSVAHVLNSEVDDDRPIVSGELPIGGHRFEGLLPPVVSGPSFTIRRRASRLIPLDDYVSSNVMTAKHADVIRSAIASKLNILVAGGTGSGKTTLTNAIIAEIVASSPDDRLVILEDTAEIQCAAHNAVSLHTSDAVDMSRLLKSTMRLRPDRIIVGEVRDGAALTMLKAWNTGHPGGVATIHANSARSALQRLEQLTAEASHQPMQAVIGDAVDLIISIERTAKGRQVNEIRHVTRFAGGQYLTEAYAEDSRDAA
- a CDS encoding TrbC/VirB2 family protein; protein product: MQLEKSALTIAAIAIAAIAVASPTFASSGGSLPWEGPLEQIQESITGPVAGYIALAAVAIAGGMLIFGGELNDFARRLVYVVLVAGILLGATTIVGLFGATGASIGVTAEQIIGPDQSREREGAL
- a CDS encoding conjugal transfer protein TrbD translates to MSLHRNRIHRALSRPNLLMGADRELVLITALAAVILIFVVLTVYSALFGVAVWIVILGLLRMMAKSDPLMRQVYARHISYKSHYRPTAAPWRKY
- a CDS encoding conjugal transfer protein TrbE, which gives rise to MAALKRFRATGPSFADLVPYAGLVDNGVLLLKDGSLMAGWYFAGPDSESATDLERNELSRQINAILSRLGTGWMIQVEAIRVPTVEYPTPYQCHFPDPVTRAIDAERRTHFRREQGHFESKHAIILTYRPLDSKKTAFTKYIYSDGESRKKSYADTVLSVFRNAIREIEQYLANTLSITRMLTREVRESGGARLARYDDLLQFVRFCITGESHPVRLPEVPMYLDWLATAELEHGLTPKVENRFLAVVAIDGLPAESWPGILNNLDLMPLTYRWSSRFIFLDAEEARQKLERTRKKWQQKVRPFFDQLFQTQSRSLDQDAMTMVAETEDAIAQASSQLVAYGYYTPVVILFDEDRDALQEKAEAIRRLVQAEGFGARVETLNATDAFLGSLPGNWYANIREPLINTRNLADLVPLNSVWSGNPVAPCPFYPPNSPPLMQVASGSTPFRLNLHVDDVGHTLIFGPTGSGKSTLLALIAAQFRRYEFAQIFAFDKGNSLLPLTLAAGGDHYEIGNDQNGEGRALAFCPLFDLSTDGDRAWATEWIEMLVALQGVTIRPDHRNAISRQIELMATAPGKSLSDFVSGVQLREIKDALHHYTVDGPMGQLLDAEVDGVTLRAFQCFEIEQLMNMGERNLVPVLTYLFHRIEKRLDGSPSLILLDEAWLMLGHPVFREKIREWLKVLRKANCAVVLATQSMSDAERSGIIDVLKESCPTKICLPNGAAREPGTREFYERIGFNERQIEIVSSAIPKREYYVATPDGRRLFDMSLGPVALSFVGASGKEDLKRIRALKAEHGQDWPTHWLQSRGVHDDTSHLNLQ
- the trbJ gene encoding P-type conjugative transfer protein TrbJ translates to MTRRTSISSNWIVATMTAVIALYPVASAHAGSATGAATEWTQLANNAQLIDILKSSGLQVDNQLTQITQLTEQIQNQLKIYENMLQNTAQLPDHIWGQVESDLNRLRSIVDQGQSISFSMGNADDVLQQRFKSYADLKTNLPNAESFSSTYQSWSDTNRDTIGSTLKAASLTADQFDTEEGTMSSLRSISESADGQLKALQVGHQIAAQQVSQMQKLRGLVSQQMTMMGTWLQTEQTDKDLAQARREEFFKSTAPSTSGGEKMKVEW
- the trbK gene encoding entry exclusion protein TrbK; its protein translation is MVRTKLILAMVVAIIALGATGLWFTLSERQEAQQRREKFFGSTKEYPTSGGEKMKIEW
- the trbL gene encoding P-type conjugative transfer protein TrbL, encoding MPFELKKIRGIAVIVASILVSFQPAFAQEGSVLTALQNEITTAAKGWETTVMDAARSLFWILAGIEIGIAAVWLALQAASLDSWFAELVRRVMFVGFFAFVLAQGPTFAKAVVDSLFQIGAGGGTASPADVFNAGLAVATKMSEKVQFGLFEDNALAISAAFAMVVTVMAFSLVAAIFVSVMVEMYLGLLAGMIMLGLGGSSFTKDFAVRYLVYAFSVGMKLMALVMISRIGSEVLIGLANQPDIGDQFQTALAIAGIAFVVFIIAMYVPNIIQGVVQGASVSGGMEAIRHGGQAASFALGAASLAAGAVGAGAAAAQSARAAGSSVAGAALRGMGAGIGSAGKAAGSAAKEKAIGSPGAYAGSIMGLANAKLDQSRTGQAGPKTPPERNDK
- a CDS encoding conjugal transfer protein TrbF codes for the protein MSANRPPDSPYLAARQEWTERYGSYVQAARAWRIVGILGLSMAVIGFTYAMYLSTQVKLVPYIVEVDKLGTSVTAGFPQQIEYADARVVRATLGNFITSLKSITPDAVVQKQYIDRTYALLRTSDPSTQKINAWFRGNSPFEKAKTSTVAIEVNNIVALSNQTYQIDWTEYERDRKGKETGTRRFRGIATVALTAPQDEAIIRLNPIGLYVQDFDWTAQL
- the trbG gene encoding P-type conjugative transfer protein TrbG; this encodes MHRTGLIAAVGCIAGLVLADCAMAQSMTSNEVKGTNISRKWRGTPGLVTTGPDGKVIFLFGETQPSVVCSPLQVCDIELQGGEIVRDVLVGDTVRWKVEPATSGATGGQAIHLIVKPSEAGLVTSMVVTTSRRTYHIQLKSHPSQYMARIGFEYPEDVSTKLADINARLETGGAPGTAPERLNFSYSVSGGASWRPKRVYSDGTKTYIQFPRSISGQDAPVLFVVSGGQNRIVNYRMKNDMMIVDYAVDKAVLVSGVGWRQQKITIRRRG
- the trbH gene encoding conjugal transfer protein TrbH; protein product: MKKTIATIIIASVLSGCQTADETLTTNSTPIAVTGATASAIAGDMASRLAEQVGPAGTTTLKMDNDSSEYAAALEAALKGWGYTVIAEGKVGKDQKPVEVAWSIDSFDGQVLAWVSTPAIALGRAYTATSVGATPASPLSIMQRN
- the trbI gene encoding IncP-type conjugal transfer protein TrbI — translated: MVQSLQLGTAGNADDQQSMRRLNRLPIIVAIVIIVLFFGVVIIGLSWRGLSFNRGNELDGTSASPATTFGDQLKRGVSDGIIGEPEQREVFQPTPVVVEREPVREAAAERQNEVRTERRSQLEPESEWKARLKREQDEQILREAQRQRMASLQARATALDSPLKVDVSDIQKDTAGSRNDARQPLNSTTNSASDLYSAAMQSGLLGQNGDQNGQTSKEDFFNQDIKDLGYLPNQVVPQLSPYELKRGSVIPATMNTGLDSDLPGRISAQVSQNVYDSATGYRLLIPQGAKLFGRYDSKVSFGQERVLVVWTDLIFPNGSTLQIGGMSGTDAEGYGGFKDKVDRHLWRTFGSAALVAIIGTGIDMSMPESSTLATQDTASEAARRNFAESFGRVADQSISKNLNVQPTVRIRPGYKFNVLVDQDIVFPAAYRD